A genome region from Cucumis sativus cultivar 9930 chromosome 4, Cucumber_9930_V3, whole genome shotgun sequence includes the following:
- the LOC101215585 gene encoding heme-binding protein 2: MEMAKLWVVVSLVMMILTPAYSEFPPTCKRIECPSYDVIGTGDGFEIRRYNSPVWASTAPIPDISLREATRAGFLQLFDYIQGKNSFNEKIEMTGPVITEISPSDGPFCESSFVVSFYVPKINQADPPPAKGLHIQRWNSTYVAVRQFGGFVTDANIGSEASALDESVFDTKWGAAISKSRGAAGPSIYTVAQYNSPFEFEGRVNEIWFLFDIEDVAAQA; the protein is encoded by the exons ATGGAAATGGCGAAGCTATGGGTTGTAGTGAGCTTGGTGATGATGATCTTGACGCCCGCATACTCGGAGTTTCCTCCGACCTGCAAGCGCATAGAGTGTCCTAGCTACGACGTCATCGGCACCGGCGATGGGTTCGAGATTCGGCGCTATAATTCCCCTGTTTGGGCCTCCACTGCTCCCATTCCCGATATCTCTCTCCGTGAAGCCACCAGAGCAGGCTTTCTCCA ATTGTTTGATTACATTCAAGGAAAGAACAGTTTCAACGAAAAGATAGAAATGACGGGACCGGTGATCACAGAGATTTCTCCGAGCGACGGACCTTTTTGTGAATCATCATTTGTTGTCAGCTTCTACGTTCCGAAAATCAACCAAGCAGATCCACCACCAGCCAAAGGGCTTCATATACAGAGATGGAACTCAACATATGTAGCAGTTAGACAATTTGGAGGATTTGTTACTGATGCAAACATTGGAAGTGAAGCTTCTGCTTTGGATGAAAGTGTTTTTGATACAAAGTGGGGTGCAGCAATCAGCAAGAGCCGTGGCGCTGCCGGTCCTTCCATTTATACTGTAGCTCAGTACAATTCTCCTTTTGAGTTTGAAGGTCGAGTCAATGAGATTTGGTTCTTGTTTGATATTGAAGATGTAGCTGCTCAGGcttag
- the LOC101215345 gene encoding E3 ubiquitin-protein ligase DA2L isoform X1, translated as MGNKLGRRRQIVDEKYTRPQGLYNHKEVDHKKLRKLILESKLAPCYPGDEESASDLEECPICFLYYPSLNRSRCCMKSICTECFLQMKVPNSTRPTQCPYCKTSNYAVEYRGVKSKEEKSLEQIEEQRVIEAKIRIRQQELQDDEERMQKRHELSTSNADTTVENGEDSPAAVPSSQSPAEDEEIVSLQDPCMTQIRPPPPPIPIRSNRNFRDDEFDLDLEDIMVMEAIWLSIQEKGRNKDPVYAEAASSDQYATEGRYVSPATIPLAGTSSSPSGGLACAIAALAEQQQIGRGPSSTCTNGDSPVFTMLPGATEFYNRMNTNVENYPPTQGSISAENYAPAQVSTVDTVPDCRMILTRNDGEWNLDHQSEEAEAGTSYPTSDLNEDNSTECALPTVNAMDGGNQATIPIIPQNFEEQMMLAMAVSLAEAREVSTGPGHSWQE; from the exons ATGGGTAATAAGCTTGGAAGGAGGAGACAAATTGTTGATGAGAAGTACACAAGGCCTCAGGGTCTTTATAACCATAAAGAAGTGGATCATAAGAAGCTTAGGAAACTCATACTTGAATCAAAGCTTGCTCCATGTTATCCTGGAGATGAAGAATCTGCCTCTGATCTTGAAGAATGCCCCATATGCTTTCTG TATTATCCAAGCCTCAATCGATCAAGGTGTTGCATGAAAAGCATTTGTACAG AGTGTTTTCTACAGATGAAAGTTCCAAATTCTACTCGGCCTACACA ATGTCCTTATTGCAAAACCTCAAATTATGCTGTGGAGTATAGAGGTGTGAaatcaaaagaagagaagagctTGGAGCAAATT GAAGAACAGCGTGTTATAGAAGCAAAGATTAGAATACGGCAGCAGGAACTTCAGGATGATGAGGAAAGAATGCAGAAAAGACATGAATTAAGTACCTCTAATGCTGATACTACCGTGGAGAATGGTGAAGACAGCCCTGCAGCTG TTCCGTCTTCTCAATCTCCTGCTGAAGATGAGGAAATAGTTAGCTTGCAAGATCCTTGTATGACCCAAATCAGACCACCGCCACCTCCTATTCCTATTAGAAGCAACAG AAATTTCAGGGATGATGAATTTGATCTGGATCTTGAGGACATAATGGTCATGGAAGCAATCTGGCTCTCAATTCAG GAGAAAGGAAGGAATAAAGATCCCGTTTATGCTGAGGCTGCTTCTTCTGATCAATATGCCACAGAAGGTAGATATGTCTCTCCAGCCACCATTCCGTTGGCTGGAACATCATCATCCCCATCTGGAGGTCTTGCTTGTGCCATAGCTGCTCTTGCAGAACAGCAGCAGATTGGCAGGGGACCATCATCCACTTGCACAAATGGAGATTCACCTGTTTTCACCATGCTTCCTGGAGCCACGGAATTCTACAACAGGATGAACACCAATGTAGAAAACTATCCACCCACCCAAGGCTCCATCAGTGCAGAAAACTATGCACCTGCACAAGTTTCGACAGTCGACACAGTACCAGACTGTAGGATGATCTTAACAAGAAATGATGGAGAGTGGAATCTCGACCATCAATCAGAAGAAGCTGAAGCTGGGACAAGCTACCCAACATCAGACTTGAACGAAGATAACAGTACTGAATGTGCTCTACCCACAGTGAATGCAATGGATGGTGGAAACCAAGCAACAATACCCATCAttcctcaaaattttgaagagcAGATGATGCTGGCCATGGCCGTTTCTCTAGCAGAGGCTCGAGAAGTGTCTACCGGACCAGGGCATTCCTGGCAGGAGTGA
- the LOC101215345 gene encoding E3 ubiquitin-protein ligase DA2L isoform X2 — MGNKLGRRRQIVDEKYTRPQGLYNHKEVDHKKLRKLILESKLAPCYPGDEESASDLEECPICFLYYPSLNRSRCCMKSICTECFLQMKVPNSTRPTQCPYCKTSNYAVEYRGVKSKEEKSLEQIEEQRVIEAKIRIRQQELQDDEERMQKRHELSTSNADTTVENGEDSPAAVPSSQSPAEDEEIVSLQDPCMTQIRPPPPPIPIRSNRDDEFDLDLEDIMVMEAIWLSIQEKGRNKDPVYAEAASSDQYATEGRYVSPATIPLAGTSSSPSGGLACAIAALAEQQQIGRGPSSTCTNGDSPVFTMLPGATEFYNRMNTNVENYPPTQGSISAENYAPAQVSTVDTVPDCRMILTRNDGEWNLDHQSEEAEAGTSYPTSDLNEDNSTECALPTVNAMDGGNQATIPIIPQNFEEQMMLAMAVSLAEAREVSTGPGHSWQE, encoded by the exons ATGGGTAATAAGCTTGGAAGGAGGAGACAAATTGTTGATGAGAAGTACACAAGGCCTCAGGGTCTTTATAACCATAAAGAAGTGGATCATAAGAAGCTTAGGAAACTCATACTTGAATCAAAGCTTGCTCCATGTTATCCTGGAGATGAAGAATCTGCCTCTGATCTTGAAGAATGCCCCATATGCTTTCTG TATTATCCAAGCCTCAATCGATCAAGGTGTTGCATGAAAAGCATTTGTACAG AGTGTTTTCTACAGATGAAAGTTCCAAATTCTACTCGGCCTACACA ATGTCCTTATTGCAAAACCTCAAATTATGCTGTGGAGTATAGAGGTGTGAaatcaaaagaagagaagagctTGGAGCAAATT GAAGAACAGCGTGTTATAGAAGCAAAGATTAGAATACGGCAGCAGGAACTTCAGGATGATGAGGAAAGAATGCAGAAAAGACATGAATTAAGTACCTCTAATGCTGATACTACCGTGGAGAATGGTGAAGACAGCCCTGCAGCTG TTCCGTCTTCTCAATCTCCTGCTGAAGATGAGGAAATAGTTAGCTTGCAAGATCCTTGTATGACCCAAATCAGACCACCGCCACCTCCTATTCCTATTAGAAGCAACAG GGATGATGAATTTGATCTGGATCTTGAGGACATAATGGTCATGGAAGCAATCTGGCTCTCAATTCAG GAGAAAGGAAGGAATAAAGATCCCGTTTATGCTGAGGCTGCTTCTTCTGATCAATATGCCACAGAAGGTAGATATGTCTCTCCAGCCACCATTCCGTTGGCTGGAACATCATCATCCCCATCTGGAGGTCTTGCTTGTGCCATAGCTGCTCTTGCAGAACAGCAGCAGATTGGCAGGGGACCATCATCCACTTGCACAAATGGAGATTCACCTGTTTTCACCATGCTTCCTGGAGCCACGGAATTCTACAACAGGATGAACACCAATGTAGAAAACTATCCACCCACCCAAGGCTCCATCAGTGCAGAAAACTATGCACCTGCACAAGTTTCGACAGTCGACACAGTACCAGACTGTAGGATGATCTTAACAAGAAATGATGGAGAGTGGAATCTCGACCATCAATCAGAAGAAGCTGAAGCTGGGACAAGCTACCCAACATCAGACTTGAACGAAGATAACAGTACTGAATGTGCTCTACCCACAGTGAATGCAATGGATGGTGGAAACCAAGCAACAATACCCATCAttcctcaaaattttgaagagcAGATGATGCTGGCCATGGCCGTTTCTCTAGCAGAGGCTCGAGAAGTGTCTACCGGACCAGGGCATTCCTGGCAGGAGTGA